The Lathyrus oleraceus cultivar Zhongwan6 chromosome 5, CAAS_Psat_ZW6_1.0, whole genome shotgun sequence genome includes the window ATTGTTCAAGGGCTTCGTTAAACTTTTTCTTTTATAATATTGTATCCAAATTTGTTTTTGAGTTCTGTGTTAACAATGGTAAACTAATTATAACTTCAAGTCACACGTGTAAATCCTCTTACAGTTTTACCCATCACAATGCTTAAACATTTTTTAAGATTTGTTTAAAAATTTGATAATTAAAGTGCACAGTTCATGGATCTAAAATTTGAACAGAGGGGGTATAGAAGAGTGAAAGGAGGATAGTTATGATGTGTTGAATGTTTGTTTGAACACGAACAGGGACAAAACAATCATCAAGTTCTGCaacttttctctttttttttttttttgtttctaGTAATATATAGATAATAGATAAAGAGATGTGATACTCTTTTAACCCAAAACCACATGTATCTATCAGTGATACACATTaacttcttttcttttttttatttagTGAATGAAGGATTCAATGAAAAAGAAAAGCATACATGATTTCTCTAACCTCACTTTTTGGTAACGTATCTCAAAATATCGGTGAGTTTCTACAATTTTCTTGTCCATCTAGTAAAAAGGTTCGCCATTTTCTCTATTGCTTAAAACTTAAATGTGCATGATTATAATGAAACTTCAATGTACAGTGGTATCTCCCATTTGGGTGGCTAGTTAAATTATGTTATAATTTTCTTCTTCATCAAGCGTTGAATTATGGATGCATGTTAACATGCAGCTTGCTTTTAGTGTAACAGCAAGATAGAAAGCGAAATATAAATTATTTCTTTTAGTATATTTATGAAAAACACATAAATGTTGTTGGTGCTGGatgagtatattatctatgtgAAACAGATCGATGTAATTAGAGTTAGaattattaatttttatattttctATAATTGCTCTTACTAAGGTAATTCCAACTTGAATTCAACAAGTATAGAATTCCAAACAACATTTCTTTGAGTCATATCATCAAACACGTGGTGTGCTTGCTCAACACCATCTTGATAAGAGAACAAGAAAGATGATCATATACGTATTAACACTACTTAGATGCAAAAACTGTTGTTGGTATGCAAAGTTTTGAATGagaaaaatatataattaaatatgTTGAGCTCTAGCTTTTGTGTTTACTCTCCCTATTAGCATCATAACTTCCACCAAAAACCAACTTATCTCCCTATTAGTATCATAACTTCCACCAAAAATCAAGTTAAGAACTTGAAACTTTTGCTCACTAATATATGCATTAGCTATCTCTACCTGTTTTTTTTCTGTTGTAAAAGTTTTATTTGAAAAAGAAAGTGGCTTTGATGAAAGGTTGAAGATAGAACAATGACAGTGTCAACGACCTCTGTTCCATGAACCTAGATCTTTTTTTGGAACCCCATAGTCTAAAGCATTTTTATGCGGTCAAGAATTATGTTGACTTTAAATGATATGGTGTTCAATGTGGCATGCCACGTCAGCTTCCATTAAATCAAATAGATGACAATGACCAAAATTGTGAACGAAAATTTTTAAAAGGACTATTGTTTGAAGGAAAAAATTTTAGGGACTAAAATTAAATATTGAGATATTCACGAGGACTCGATGCATATTAACCCTATTTTAAATTAAAACCAAGGCTTTTGCAAGAGAATATTTACGAAACTAATCATTTCTGAAACAAATCTCATTGTTTATGAATTTTATGAGAGTAAAATACATATTAATTTCTATAGGTATAATTAGTCATCAGGTTTCTTAAATTAATTTAGAGTTGTATTttagttttttaaaaaaaaaatattacaCTTTGATCCTTtaaaattaattttgttaataTTATTGGTCTTTTCCGTTAATTTTGCaagaaaattttaaaagaaattacCAACATAACAATTAGGTAATGCCCAATAGAATATCTTCTCAACTGAGATCACCACGTGCCACCATGAATGCGTCAATTTCACGCAGGATTTTGTCAAAGTTCATGACTCCCTCCTGATTCTCAACCTTGAAATGAAATTCCACAAAATCATTAATTAAAAAACATAAATATATCAAAACAAGACTTCCGAATTGGGGAAAATCCTTAGCACATGGAAGAAATGTAGACACAAAAGTAAGTACTGACTTGATCAATTAAAACATAAAAGAATAATAGTAAATTACATTCAACTTAAGAAGATGGTATCAACAAGTAGACAAGTACAAGCAAGGGGAAAATCATCCCTTTCTTTTCACATCATCTTATATAgaacaaacacaaacaaaatgAAAGGAAAAAAAAGTAATCATTTACATTATTAAAGTTGCAGAAGAATGCAATAAAAACACTACCTTTGACATCAACTTAATATGCTTTGCATGTGGCTCTAAAATCCTGCGGACATTAACAAGATCCGATCTTTTACGAACAAATGAAAGAGCAATCACATCAATATTTTTAGGGACACCCCATTCAAGAATATCTTCCTTATCTTTATCAGTAAGAGTGCGAAGATCCACCACAACACCAGGAAGATTGACATTTTTCCTTTCACAGCGACATCTAATTGTACCGGCTTCTTGATCACAAGACAAAACAATGAGAGTGATTGTTCCATCAGAGCACGAAGGCGTAGAGAATAACAGTGGATTGCATAACAGACTTGAGATTGTTGAGGGTTTCTTGATGATATTCATGAGTTCCATGTGAAAAATTGAAACGAGCAACATTCTTGGAAGCTTTAAAAAGCTTTTGGATCATTTCAACAGATCTGAAAATCCAAAGTACAGACGATTTTGGTTTTAGGAAGGCGGGAATCATTAGGGAGTTGGTTCATGTTCCCTTCAATGTCTATGTTCGACATTTCTAAATCCACCGATAGATAGATCtatttttctttctcttttatTAGAATGCTACATACAAGGTGCTACACAATCAGAACCTCAAAATTACTTTAGAAATACTGCACAATATGCCATGTCATATTTTAAAAATCACCTATTTTAAAAATACTGCACAACTGCCTCGTAGGTGATTTTTAAAATTTAACTGCCACGTTTTTTCTATAAAATTTAACATAAGGGACTTGAGGGATTAGGGCGTAAGGGATTAGAGCGTAACGTTTTTTAATTAAGAGATTAAATCAAAACAATAAATTAAGGGACCAAAAGATGAATTAAGTCATATCTATACTAACTTCCAATTTATTCGGCCACAGAAACAGTGACCGAGTTACATGTATGCACTTTCATCTGCGAAACAAATCTATCAGTACTACAAAAATATAGATGCTTCAGGTTTTGGTATAAATGATAACAAACTTTCGCCAAATAATTCAAACACTGGTGGCAGCAATTGTCCTGCATCTATGTCATCTTTCCAAGCCTGAGCTAGAACGGAAGAGTTTTCTTTGGACAATTGACGACCTATTGATGATGGTGCGCCCATCATGGGTGGAAACCCACTTGTCGACCCCTGCGTGTTGTCAACTGACATGGAATTCATTGGTACCACAACCCCAGTAACACCTGTTGCAAATTAAGAGATGGCTAAACTATCAAGTTAACTCTTAAGCTTTCAGGGGTTAACAATTCTTATCACAAAAACGGGTTAAGTCACAAGTAAACTCTCTTATGCATCAAAATAAAATAATACCTGGCACTGCAATCATGGCTTTTCCATTGCCACTTAATGCTGCGCGAGTTGGAGGGGAGAGCAAACTGCTGATTCCTTTGACCTTTTCATGCATATTTTGGCCTACAGCACACTGAAAGGTCTATGATTTCAGTAATAGTTAAGTACAAGATGTTCAGAAAAAACAAATAGATTGAAGCATAACTAAAATTAGGTATGCTGCCAAGTCATTCAATGAAAATTGAGAACACTGTCAAAATGACTCTGACAACACATCATTGGAAAACAGTGTACTTTTTTTCTAG containing:
- the LOC127084841 gene encoding pyruvate kinase, cytosolic isozyme gives rise to the protein MLLVSIFHMELMNIIKKPSTISSLLCNPLLFSTPSCSDGTITLIVLSCDQEAGTIRCRCERKNVNLPGVVVDLRTLTDKDKEDILEWGVPKNIDVIALSFVRKRSDLVNVRRILEPHAKHIKLMSKVENQEGVMNFDKILREIDAFMVARGDLS